From the genome of Triticum aestivum cultivar Chinese Spring chromosome 3B, IWGSC CS RefSeq v2.1, whole genome shotgun sequence, one region includes:
- the LOC123068897 gene encoding uncharacterized protein — translation MLRSWRNLDRVCRSAYGPFAMARNIAVHGQTNRGKPNQTSHLPCGSAFFCTPSEQFATTKGKNRAKMRKETKKVNVRSSFIIDNSTHRDGSIYKNSFLQKICSVTNRDETQLEPMMLSDPTDCFPDRERCAVHSARNMMQIFSLKLAEVSVNTSSVQLYGYIAVRDCLDSLLNYIVNRSRDDPITVQQGSLIEMTGPKRGITMTSPVLVEFDMRIRKGEREEDDLQLIDGAIDCELTTTPLRPITNHINGDCGAVDITLALIPRAVEATIDVIISEVQTEFSLSLSSFVFVGGSHQGIELFCGIIGESCGLTRRYVIAVDKASWMHLMFNIGQKGSKIGDLEHHCRFKADIHGCTCRQIILEHASISLKVTWSIVR, via the exons ATGCTACGCTCATGGAGGAATCTGGACCGTGTTTGCCG ATCTGCTTATGGACCCTTCGCGATGGCAAGGAACATTGCAGTACATGGCCAAACGAATCGGGGTAAGCCGAATCAGACCAGCCACCTCCCTTGTGGCAGTGCTTTTTTCTGCACCCCCAGTGAACAATTTGCGACCACCAAAGGGAAGAATAGAGCAAAAATGAGGAAGGAAACCAAGAAGGTCAATGTAAGATCGTCCTTCATCATTGATAATAGCACCCATCGCGATGGGTCTATATACAAAAACTCTTTTCTCCAAAAAATATGCAGTGTTACAAACCGTGATGAGA CACAACTGGAGCCAATGATGTTATCAGATCCCACTGATTGTTTTCCTGACCGGGAAAGATGTGCTGTGCATTCTGCACGTAACATGATGCAAATTTTTTCATTAAAGTTGGCTGAAGTTTCTGTGAACACAAGCTCTGTACAACTATATGGATATATAGCTGTGCGAGATTGTCTGGATTCGTTGCTAAATTATATTGTCAATCGTAGCAGGGACGATCCCATTACGGTGCAGCAG GGTTCTCTCATTGAGATGACTGGCCCTAAGAGGGGGATCACAATGACCTCTcctgttctagttgagtttgacatgaggatcaggaaaggagagcgagaagaagaTGATCTACAATTAATTGATGGTGCAATAGACTGTGAACTAACCACCACACCTCTCCGTCCAATCACAAATCACATTAATGGCGACTGTGGTGCGGTTGACATCACTTTAGCCCTCATTCCCCGTGCAGTGGAGGCCACTATAGATGTTATTATATCAGAAGTACAGACTGAATTCAGTTTATCTCTGAGTTCGTTTGTGTTTGTTGGTGGGTCACATCAGGGGATTGAACTCTTTTGTGGTATTATCGGCGAGTCATGTGGCTTAACAAGACGATATGTGATTGCTGTAGACAAGGCTAGTTGGATGCATTTGATGTTCAACATAGGTCAGAAAGGATCAAAAATTGGTGATCTGGAACATCATTGCCGCTTCAAAGCAGACATCCATGGATGCACCTGTCGACAAATAATACTTGAGCATGCATCCATCTCGCTGAAGGTGACTTGGTCGATTGTGCGATGA